A genomic window from Candidatus Kouleothrix ribensis includes:
- a CDS encoding DAK2 domain-containing protein, with the protein MTSANSLVALFEAMTQNIEYDRTQINSIDRSDGDAGDNLAGNFRLITDTLAAALGQAGADADIGQALGQAAQVLQQNGQGASAPIYAQGLADAAQRLAGKTNFTLDDLMPLLEGLLSGSRKASGMQQGDGSLLDVLLPGIMAYLQAKRSGQSDIQSILTALLNLRRGSFGTAQSPRGYGSASGSDTSGQIDPGAAGAASLLEGLFGALLRQALSQGGGSGGLGGLAQQQPAPAPEPLPTDGTPLPLPGIPSGIGDLLGTLFGGAGQAAPKRSTRRKYS; encoded by the coding sequence ATGACCTCGGCGAATAGTCTGGTCGCGCTCTTCGAGGCAATGACGCAGAATATCGAGTATGATCGCACGCAGATCAATAGCATCGACCGCAGCGATGGCGACGCCGGCGATAACCTGGCGGGAAACTTCCGGCTGATTACCGACACGCTCGCGGCGGCACTCGGCCAGGCCGGCGCGGATGCCGATATTGGCCAGGCGCTCGGCCAGGCCGCCCAGGTACTCCAGCAGAATGGGCAAGGCGCCAGTGCGCCGATCTACGCACAGGGGCTGGCCGATGCCGCCCAACGCCTCGCCGGCAAGACCAACTTCACGCTCGATGATCTGATGCCGCTGCTCGAGGGCCTGCTGAGCGGCTCGCGCAAGGCCAGCGGCATGCAACAGGGCGACGGCTCGCTGCTCGATGTGCTGCTGCCAGGGATCATGGCCTACCTGCAGGCCAAGCGCAGCGGCCAGTCCGACATTCAGTCGATCCTGACGGCGCTGCTGAACCTGCGGCGCGGCTCGTTCGGCACGGCCCAGTCGCCACGCGGCTACGGCAGCGCCAGCGGCAGCGACACCAGCGGGCAGATCGACCCTGGGGCGGCCGGCGCGGCCTCGTTGCTCGAAGGGCTGTTTGGCGCGCTGCTACGCCAGGCCTTGAGCCAGGGCGGTGGATCGGGCGGGCTGGGTGGGCTGGCCCAGCAGCAGCCGGCGCCAGCGCCCGAGCCGCTGCCCACCGACGGTACACCGCTGCCGCTACCGGGTATCCCCAGCGGCATTGGCGACTTGCTCGGCACGCTGTTTGGCGGGGCCGGCCAGGCGGCGCCTAAGCGCAGCACCCGCCGCAAGTACAGCTGA